In one Halichondria panicea chromosome 4, odHalPani1.1, whole genome shotgun sequence genomic region, the following are encoded:
- the LOC135335600 gene encoding uncharacterized protein LOC135335600 isoform X1 gives MALRLKEISARLGWKESLFNSFYVMVSFEGKERRTTTVRPSRVRTEIPLVGHAVNWNEELVFPLKEPLQTSGTQSLKLDLYRYVITARTEFIGTGTLDISLGLLRNGRYQSPPLSLKNKEGESLDSEYTVSVTVEYDPTSSPAKKIHYGFLTLGEVRAALRSAHADWFDLGIMLDLPFETLEAMEKDHRTSRDRFTAMLEVWLQSSPNPTWSDLVKALRSPRIGHHDIADEIEDKYSKSDDFSVQESKDTAESLTLREARNALWNARDYWMSLGIALEIPIETLMAIQKNNHGITGDRFTKLLEVWLQSSLNPTWSDLVKALRSSIIGRPDIADEIEGKYIKSDDFSVQKSKDTAASVEEQLKYLHKLNELLTDKKNTINLRYLKLYLIGLSGLGKTTFRKRLLGHLLNLASIPPQDRERCSTLLAECNQVLAVSSDSKLILKSSTDIENETQLIFAYMIGLQQVVKAAISKTVVESAADATNDSINDLRLKEDSDTAPTDEVDSSKEQGSKQPKSQALETDVATNEAQPAEASTKQVPQEGASKPAKPKAPETKVDKIIENLRDIVKRGNYMEQLVGKALLNIIDIGGQPAFLEMLPFLSKGPGMFLAFFPLNKDLDELYEVSYERDQDKITPYQAKYTIRETLSQILSAISHHVTVDSDFDSEIADKVEHFRDLQAVVSLVGTYQDKLEIQAKAEVIQSKLKGDYPSFDPNTQGAAIQLILEVQQESENEQKVEEIFSKLEAEVGKQLELDSFSKDLVEHVEQKAKVKATTEKQQKPTTPREDTELRSKVEILEKTLPTEVKNRLKPSAPKAVQLLLQLKQCNETLSKLASAVVQQLSTDSTIQAETEKRLKTKLQEKHEALRTITSHFDDIINHPDDSHFFSVDNFSGKDADIDPIREHLQTVFDLFFEDANLPIRPVQLLFGVILRKEFEIATMEECIQIGKALKMDEEEVKFTIWYLHQCVGALLYYPDIKDKESYFKNRVICSPNVVFNSISLLIVESLLSLHSCDWSSQFTAADIKKWQELGQFSITMIKRCCSKSNKAKVKEGDLIPVDKLVKLLEHVSLLAPIFGKGRREPLYFMPAILECASKDELSNAPAIDSNTPSPIKITFKSGYVPIGVFCAMISKLVSEGQYDILGMEWNLRESRVMRNLVSFNVDSAKHHITLVAHADCYETRITRKDDCDMHDLCSYVLTTVLYVMSGISKKIEPIIAFDCQCPKHQNAEETSLCKLMEGRSPFFQCGDDRVSLPPHQECWFAKEVKLNEAAVLKALPFADPDDLSFKWTRKGNKVAGGSDNELTVDEVTRDHCDGFYTCEVSKNKQLCFKVHHCLKSISEATATGGDITLKTVKDATWDARAKWYHLAINLDVDGGTIDSIRETNYNNTEKCFVAMLEAWFKKGSPSWSVMVEALRGRGVEGGTLANNIERKFMNTY, from the exons tatacagtcagtgtgacagtgGAGTACGATCCCACTAGCAGTCCTGCCAAGAAGATACATTACG GGTTCCTCACACTAGGAGAGGTAAGAGCTGCCTTAAGGAGTGCTCATGCTGATTGGTTCGACCTGGGGATTATGTTGGATCTACCATTCGAAACACTAGAG GCTATGGAGAAGGACCACCGTACCTCAAGAGATCGCTTCACTGCAATGCTTGAAGTATGGCTTCAGTCCTCACCCAATCCCACCTGGTCTGATCTGGTTAAAGCCCTGAGGTCACCACGCATTGGCCATCATGACATTGCTGATGAGATTGAGGACAAGTACAGCAAGAGTGATGACTTCTCAGTGCAGGAAAGCAAGGACACAGCAG AGTCCCTCACACTAAGAGAGGCGAGAAATGCCTTGTGGAATGCTCGTGATTATTGGATGAGTCTTGGGATCGCGTTGGAAATACCAATAGAAACACTGATG GCTATTCAGAAGAACAACCACGGTATCACAGGAGATCGCTTCACTAAACTACTTGAAGTGTGGCTTCAGTCCTCACTCAACCCCACCTGGTCTGATCTGGTTAAAGCCCTGAGGTCATCAATCATTGGCCGTCCTGACATTGCTGATGAGATTGAGGGCAAGTACATCAAGAGTGATGACTTCTCAGTGCAGAAAAGCAAGGACACAGCAG CCTCTGTTGAAGAGCAGTTGAAATACTTACACAAGCTGAACGAGTTGCTGACAGATAAGAAGAACACCATCAACCTCCGCTACCTCAAACTGTACCTAATTGGCCTTTCAGGGCTTGGCAAAACCACCTTCCGAAAACGTCTGCTGGGTCACCTACTTAACCTGGCATCAATCCCACCACAAGACAGAGAACGCTGCAGTACTCTTCTTGCCGAGTGTAATCAAGTCCTGGCTGTGTCAAGTGACTCCAAATTGATTCTCAAATCCTCCACAGATATTGAAAATGAAACACAACTGATTTTCGCTTACATGATTGGCCTTCAGCAAGTTGTAAAAGCCGCCATTTCCAAAACTGTAGTCGAATCTGCGGCTGATGCAACGAATGATTCCATTAATGATTTAAGGCTAAAAGAAGATTCGGATACTGCTCCCACAGATGAAGTGGATTCAAGCAAAGAGCAAGGAAGCAAACAACCCAAATCACAGGCTCTAGAAACCGATGTTGCCACAAACGAAGCTCAGCCCGCAGAGGCAAGCACAAAGCAAGTTCCCCAGGAAGGAGCAAGCAAGCCAGCCAAACCAAAGGCTCCAGAAACTAAGGTCGACAAGATCATTGAAAACCTTCGAGATATTGTCAAGCGCGGCAATTACATGGAACAGTTGGTGGGCAAAGCTTTGCTCAACATCATCGACATAGGTGGACAGCCTGCCTTTTTGGAGATGCTTCCATTTTTGAGCAAAGGCCCAGGGATGTTTCTCGCTTTCTTCCCTCTCAATAAAGATCTCGACGAGCTTTATGAAGTTTCCTACGAACGTGACCAAGACAAAATCACACCGTACCAAGCAAAGTATACGATTCGAGAGACCCTCTCCCAAATTCTTTCAGCCATCAGCCATCACGTCACAGTTGATTCGGATTTTGATTCCGAGATTGCAGATAAAGTTGAACATTTCCGAGATCTTCAAGCTGTCGTGAGTCTAGTGGGCACTTACCAAGACAAGTTGGAAATTCAAGCCAAGGCAGAAGTCATTCAGTCAAAGCTCAAGGGGGATTACCCCAGTTTTGACCCCAACACCCAGGGCGCTGCAATACAGCTAATTCTGGAGGTGCAGCAAGAAAGTGAAAATGAGCAGAAGGTGGAGGAGATATTTTCCAAACTAGAGGCAGAGGTTGGCAAGCAACTTGAATTGGACTCGTTTTCAAAAGACCTGGTGGAACATGTGGAGCAAAAAGCAAAAGTGAAGGCTACCACTGAAAAACAGCAGAAACCAACCACACCACGAGAGGATACCGAATTGCGAAGCAAAGTGGAAATCCTCGAGAAAACTCTACCTACTGAAGTCAAAAACAGATTGAAACCGAGCGCACCCAAAGCTGTTCAACTTTTGCTCCAGTTGAAGCAATGTAACGAAACCCTCTCCAAGCTAGCAAGTGCTGTTGTCCAACAGTTGAGCACAGATTCTACCATTCAAGCCGAAACTGAAAAGCGTTTGAAGACAAAACTCCAAGAGAAACACGAAGCCTTACGCACCATTACCTCACATTTTGACGACATCATCAACCACCCAGATGACAGTCACTTCTTTTCTGTGGACAACTTCAGTGGCAAAGATGCTGACATTGATCCAATTCGTGAACACCTTCAAACAGTGTTTGACTTGTTTTTTGAAGATGCCAATCTCCCGATTCGCCCTGTACAGCTCCTTTTTGGGGTCATTCTGAGAAAAGAATTTGAAATTGCAACGATGGAAGAGTGTATTCAGATCGGCAAAGCATTGAAGATGGATGAAGAGGAGGTGAAGTTCACCATTTGGTATTTGCACCAGTGTGTGGGGGCCCTTCTCTACTACCCTGACATCAAGGACAAGGAGTCTTACTTCAAAAACCGTGTCATCTGCAGTCCCAATGTTGTCTTCAACAGCATCAGTCTCCTGATTGTCGAATCTCTTCTATCTCTACACTCATGTGATTGGTCGTCTCAATTCACCGCCGCCGATATCAAGAAGTGGCAAGAACTTGGGCAATTCTCGATTACTATGATTAAACGCTGCTGCTCCAAGTCAAACAAGGCAAAAGTGAAGGAAGGTGATTTGATCCCGGTCGACAAGCTTGTGAAGTTGCTTGAGCATGTCAGTCTCCTTGCACCCATATTTGGTAAAGGTCGCCGAGAGCCACTCTACTTCATGCCAGCTATCCTCGAATGTGCCTCAAAGGATGAGCTTTCAAATGCTCCAGCCATCGACTCCAACACACCCTCTCCAATCAAGATCACCTTCAAGTCTGGCTATGTGCCCATTGGTGTCTTCTGTGCCATGATCAGCAAGTTGGTTTCCGAGGGACAATATGACATTTTGGGGATGGAATGGAATCTGCGAGAATCTCGTGTCATGAGAAATCTGGTTTCTTTCAATGTCGATAGTGCCAAACACCACATCACGCTGGTAGCCCACGCCGACTGTTACGAGACTCGAATCACCAGAAAAGATGATTGTGACATGCATGATCTCTGCTCCTATGTGCTGACTACCGTCCTGTATGTGATGAGTGGAATTAGCAAGAAAATCGAGCCGATTATTGCATTCGATTGTCAGTGCCCAAAGCATCAAAACGCTGAAGAAACGAGTTTGTGCAAGTTGATGGAGGGTCGCAGTCCTTTCTTTCAGTGTGGGGATGATCGTGTTTCTCTGCCACCACATCAGGAATGTTGGTTTGCAAag GAAGTTAAATTGAATGAGGCAGCTGTTCTGAAAGCTCTGCCATTTGCTGACCCTGATGACCTCTCCTTCAAGTGGACCAGGAAAGGCAATAAGGTGGCGGGTGGATCAGATAACGAGCTCACTGTGGACGAAGTGACGAGGGATCATTGCGATGGGTTCTACACTTGTGAAGTATCCAAGAACAAGCAGCTCTGCTTCAAAGTGCACCACTGCTTGAAAAGTATCA GTGAGGCCACAGCTACAGGTGGTGACATAACTCTCAAGACTGTCAAAGATGCTACTTGGGATGCTCGTGCAAAGTGGTACCACCTGGCTATTAACTTGGATGTGGACGGTGGAACTATTGAT AGTATCAGAGAGACTAACTACAATAACACGGAGAAGTGTTTTGTTGCAATGCTGGAGGCGTGGTTCAAGAAGGGATCTCCGAGCTGGTCGGTCATGGTGGAGGCTTTGAGAGGCCGTGGGGTTGAGGGAGGGACCCTAGCCAACAATATCGAGAGGAAATTCATGAACACTTACTAG
- the LOC135335600 gene encoding uncharacterized protein LOC135335600 isoform X4, producing MTLRVKEISAGIGWEGSHFDRFYVVVFFEGNERRTTTRITSKPLNAPTGHAVNWNDELVFPLKEPLQTSGTQSLKLNLYQQLTARKEFIIGILDISLGLLRNGRYQSPPLSLKNKEGESLEYTVSVTVEYDPTSSPAKKIHYGFLTLGEVRAALRSAHADWFDLGIMLDLPFETLEAMEKDHRTSRDRFTAMLEVWLQSSPNPTWSDLVKALRSPRIGHHDIADEIEDKYSKSDDFSVQESKDTAESLTLREARNALWNARDYWMSLGIALEIPIETLMAIQKNNHGITGDRFTKLLEVWLQSSLNPTWSDLVKALRSSIIGRPDIADEIEGKYIKSDDFSVQKSKDTAASVEEQLKYLHKLNELLTDKKNTINLRYLKLYLIGLSGLGKTTFRKRLLGHLLNLASIPPQDRERCSTLLAECNQVLAVSSDSKLILKSSTDIENETQLIFAYMIGLQQVVKAAISKTVVESAADATNDSINDLRLKEDSDTAPTDEVDSSKEQGSKQPKSQALETDVATNEAQPAEASTKQVPQEGASKPAKPKAPETKVDKIIENLRDIVKRGNYMEQLVGKALLNIIDIGGQPAFLEMLPFLSKGPGMFLAFFPLNKDLDELYEVSYERDQDKITPYQAKYTIRETLSQILSAISHHVTVDSDFDSEIADKVEHFRDLQAVVSLVGTYQDKLEIQAKAEVIQSKLKGDYPSFDPNTQGAAIQLILEVQQESENEQKVEEIFSKLEAEVGKQLELDSFSKDLVEHVEQKAKVKATTEKQQKPTTPREDTELRSKVEILEKTLPTEVKNRLKPSAPKAVQLLLQLKQCNETLSKLASAVVQQLSTDSTIQAETEKRLKTKLQEKHEALRTITSHFDDIINHPDDSHFFSVDNFSGKDADIDPIREHLQTVFDLFFEDANLPIRPVQLLFGVILRKEFEIATMEECIQIGKALKMDEEEVKFTIWYLHQCVGALLYYPDIKDKESYFKNRVICSPNVVFNSISLLIVESLLSLHSCDWSSQFTAADIKKWQELGQFSITMIKRCCSKSNKAKVKEGDLIPVDKLVKLLEHVSLLAPIFGKGRREPLYFMPAILECASKDELSNAPAIDSNTPSPIKITFKSGYVPIGVFCAMISKLVSEGQYDILGMEWNLRESRVMRNLVSFNVDSAKHHITLVAHADCYETRITRKDDCDMHDLCSYVLTTVLYVMSGISKKIEPIIAFDCQCPKHQNAEETSLCKLMEGRSPFFQCGDDRVSLPPHQECWFAKEVKLNEAAVLKALPFADPDDLSFKWTRKGNKVAGGSDNELTVDEVTRDHCDGFYTCEVSKNKQLCFKVHHCLKSISEATATGGDITLKTVKDATWDARAKWYHLAINLDVDGGTIDSIRETNYNNTEKCFVAMLEAWFKKGSPSWSVMVEALRGRGVEGGTLANNIERKFMNTY from the exons ATGACTCTGAGAGTAAAAGAAATAAGTGCAGGCATTGGTTGGGAAGGAAGTCACTTTGACCGTTTCTATGTGGTTGTTTTCTTTGAAG GGAATGAGAGACGGACGACCACAAGGATCACAAGCAAACCGCTAAATGCCCCTACTGGCCATGCTGTGAACTGGAATGAT GAGTTAGTGTTTCCACTGAAGGAACCCTTGCAGACCAGCGGTACCCAATCACTCAAGCTTAACTTGTACCAACAATTAACAGCGAGAAAGGA GTTTATCATCGGCATATTGGATATCTCTCTTGGTCTTCTCAGAAATGGCAGATACCAATCCCCACCACTCTCTTTAAAGAACAAGGAGGGAGAGTCACTGGAG tatacagtcagtgtgacagtgGAGTACGATCCCACTAGCAGTCCTGCCAAGAAGATACATTACG GGTTCCTCACACTAGGAGAGGTAAGAGCTGCCTTAAGGAGTGCTCATGCTGATTGGTTCGACCTGGGGATTATGTTGGATCTACCATTCGAAACACTAGAG GCTATGGAGAAGGACCACCGTACCTCAAGAGATCGCTTCACTGCAATGCTTGAAGTATGGCTTCAGTCCTCACCCAATCCCACCTGGTCTGATCTGGTTAAAGCCCTGAGGTCACCACGCATTGGCCATCATGACATTGCTGATGAGATTGAGGACAAGTACAGCAAGAGTGATGACTTCTCAGTGCAGGAAAGCAAGGACACAGCAG AGTCCCTCACACTAAGAGAGGCGAGAAATGCCTTGTGGAATGCTCGTGATTATTGGATGAGTCTTGGGATCGCGTTGGAAATACCAATAGAAACACTGATG GCTATTCAGAAGAACAACCACGGTATCACAGGAGATCGCTTCACTAAACTACTTGAAGTGTGGCTTCAGTCCTCACTCAACCCCACCTGGTCTGATCTGGTTAAAGCCCTGAGGTCATCAATCATTGGCCGTCCTGACATTGCTGATGAGATTGAGGGCAAGTACATCAAGAGTGATGACTTCTCAGTGCAGAAAAGCAAGGACACAGCAG CCTCTGTTGAAGAGCAGTTGAAATACTTACACAAGCTGAACGAGTTGCTGACAGATAAGAAGAACACCATCAACCTCCGCTACCTCAAACTGTACCTAATTGGCCTTTCAGGGCTTGGCAAAACCACCTTCCGAAAACGTCTGCTGGGTCACCTACTTAACCTGGCATCAATCCCACCACAAGACAGAGAACGCTGCAGTACTCTTCTTGCCGAGTGTAATCAAGTCCTGGCTGTGTCAAGTGACTCCAAATTGATTCTCAAATCCTCCACAGATATTGAAAATGAAACACAACTGATTTTCGCTTACATGATTGGCCTTCAGCAAGTTGTAAAAGCCGCCATTTCCAAAACTGTAGTCGAATCTGCGGCTGATGCAACGAATGATTCCATTAATGATTTAAGGCTAAAAGAAGATTCGGATACTGCTCCCACAGATGAAGTGGATTCAAGCAAAGAGCAAGGAAGCAAACAACCCAAATCACAGGCTCTAGAAACCGATGTTGCCACAAACGAAGCTCAGCCCGCAGAGGCAAGCACAAAGCAAGTTCCCCAGGAAGGAGCAAGCAAGCCAGCCAAACCAAAGGCTCCAGAAACTAAGGTCGACAAGATCATTGAAAACCTTCGAGATATTGTCAAGCGCGGCAATTACATGGAACAGTTGGTGGGCAAAGCTTTGCTCAACATCATCGACATAGGTGGACAGCCTGCCTTTTTGGAGATGCTTCCATTTTTGAGCAAAGGCCCAGGGATGTTTCTCGCTTTCTTCCCTCTCAATAAAGATCTCGACGAGCTTTATGAAGTTTCCTACGAACGTGACCAAGACAAAATCACACCGTACCAAGCAAAGTATACGATTCGAGAGACCCTCTCCCAAATTCTTTCAGCCATCAGCCATCACGTCACAGTTGATTCGGATTTTGATTCCGAGATTGCAGATAAAGTTGAACATTTCCGAGATCTTCAAGCTGTCGTGAGTCTAGTGGGCACTTACCAAGACAAGTTGGAAATTCAAGCCAAGGCAGAAGTCATTCAGTCAAAGCTCAAGGGGGATTACCCCAGTTTTGACCCCAACACCCAGGGCGCTGCAATACAGCTAATTCTGGAGGTGCAGCAAGAAAGTGAAAATGAGCAGAAGGTGGAGGAGATATTTTCCAAACTAGAGGCAGAGGTTGGCAAGCAACTTGAATTGGACTCGTTTTCAAAAGACCTGGTGGAACATGTGGAGCAAAAAGCAAAAGTGAAGGCTACCACTGAAAAACAGCAGAAACCAACCACACCACGAGAGGATACCGAATTGCGAAGCAAAGTGGAAATCCTCGAGAAAACTCTACCTACTGAAGTCAAAAACAGATTGAAACCGAGCGCACCCAAAGCTGTTCAACTTTTGCTCCAGTTGAAGCAATGTAACGAAACCCTCTCCAAGCTAGCAAGTGCTGTTGTCCAACAGTTGAGCACAGATTCTACCATTCAAGCCGAAACTGAAAAGCGTTTGAAGACAAAACTCCAAGAGAAACACGAAGCCTTACGCACCATTACCTCACATTTTGACGACATCATCAACCACCCAGATGACAGTCACTTCTTTTCTGTGGACAACTTCAGTGGCAAAGATGCTGACATTGATCCAATTCGTGAACACCTTCAAACAGTGTTTGACTTGTTTTTTGAAGATGCCAATCTCCCGATTCGCCCTGTACAGCTCCTTTTTGGGGTCATTCTGAGAAAAGAATTTGAAATTGCAACGATGGAAGAGTGTATTCAGATCGGCAAAGCATTGAAGATGGATGAAGAGGAGGTGAAGTTCACCATTTGGTATTTGCACCAGTGTGTGGGGGCCCTTCTCTACTACCCTGACATCAAGGACAAGGAGTCTTACTTCAAAAACCGTGTCATCTGCAGTCCCAATGTTGTCTTCAACAGCATCAGTCTCCTGATTGTCGAATCTCTTCTATCTCTACACTCATGTGATTGGTCGTCTCAATTCACCGCCGCCGATATCAAGAAGTGGCAAGAACTTGGGCAATTCTCGATTACTATGATTAAACGCTGCTGCTCCAAGTCAAACAAGGCAAAAGTGAAGGAAGGTGATTTGATCCCGGTCGACAAGCTTGTGAAGTTGCTTGAGCATGTCAGTCTCCTTGCACCCATATTTGGTAAAGGTCGCCGAGAGCCACTCTACTTCATGCCAGCTATCCTCGAATGTGCCTCAAAGGATGAGCTTTCAAATGCTCCAGCCATCGACTCCAACACACCCTCTCCAATCAAGATCACCTTCAAGTCTGGCTATGTGCCCATTGGTGTCTTCTGTGCCATGATCAGCAAGTTGGTTTCCGAGGGACAATATGACATTTTGGGGATGGAATGGAATCTGCGAGAATCTCGTGTCATGAGAAATCTGGTTTCTTTCAATGTCGATAGTGCCAAACACCACATCACGCTGGTAGCCCACGCCGACTGTTACGAGACTCGAATCACCAGAAAAGATGATTGTGACATGCATGATCTCTGCTCCTATGTGCTGACTACCGTCCTGTATGTGATGAGTGGAATTAGCAAGAAAATCGAGCCGATTATTGCATTCGATTGTCAGTGCCCAAAGCATCAAAACGCTGAAGAAACGAGTTTGTGCAAGTTGATGGAGGGTCGCAGTCCTTTCTTTCAGTGTGGGGATGATCGTGTTTCTCTGCCACCACATCAGGAATGTTGGTTTGCAAag GAAGTTAAATTGAATGAGGCAGCTGTTCTGAAAGCTCTGCCATTTGCTGACCCTGATGACCTCTCCTTCAAGTGGACCAGGAAAGGCAATAAGGTGGCGGGTGGATCAGATAACGAGCTCACTGTGGACGAAGTGACGAGGGATCATTGCGATGGGTTCTACACTTGTGAAGTATCCAAGAACAAGCAGCTCTGCTTCAAAGTGCACCACTGCTTGAAAAGTATCA GTGAGGCCACAGCTACAGGTGGTGACATAACTCTCAAGACTGTCAAAGATGCTACTTGGGATGCTCGTGCAAAGTGGTACCACCTGGCTATTAACTTGGATGTGGACGGTGGAACTATTGAT AGTATCAGAGAGACTAACTACAATAACACGGAGAAGTGTTTTGTTGCAATGCTGGAGGCGTGGTTCAAGAAGGGATCTCCGAGCTGGTCGGTCATGGTGGAGGCTTTGAGAGGCCGTGGGGTTGAGGGAGGGACCCTAGCCAACAATATCGAGAGGAAATTCATGAACACTTACTAG